TCGTTGGCGAGCGCGAAGGGCGTCGCGGGCCCAATCCGATCGACACGCAGGCACTATTCGCTGTCTGCATTCCGGTTGGACTCTTGGCCGTGGCGTACACGGCGGTTAGCACGCAGCGCTTGCACGCTTATGCGGCGCCGCTAACGATCTGGCAGGACGCCCTGCAATACTCGCCCGACAGCGAGTACGTGCAAAACAACGTCGGCATGGCACTGGTCGCGCTAGGCCGGTCGCGCGAGGCGATCCCGCATTTCGAGGCGGCGGTCCGGCTCAAGCCTGACTCGGCAAAGTCATACGTGCACTTGGGCTTTGCGCTGTTGGCGGCGCACCGCCCGCAGGACGCGGTCGGACAGTTTCGGTACGTCCTCGATCTCGATCCCGAGTCGTCGGGCCCCAACAACAACCTTGGTTTTGCCTTGACTCTGGCCGGCCGGGCCGAAGAGGCGATCCCCTATCTCGAGCGCGCCATCCAGCTCGAGCCCGACTCGGCGGAGCCCGTACAGAACATGGGCCTGGCGCTGGCCGCGCTTGAGCGGCCGGAACAGGCCGTCCCTTATTTCCGCCGCGCTCTGGACATGAATCCGAAATTCACAGACGCCGCCACGAACCTGGGCATTGCCGAACTGCGCTGCGGTCACCCGCACGAAGCGGCCGCGGCGCTACGGCGAGCGCGGGAACTGCGTCCCGAGGAATTTGGAGCGGTGTTGCCGCTCGCCACGGCCTACGACCAGTTGAACCAGCCGGCTGATGCCGTAAGAACCGTCGAGGCCGCGCTCGATCTTGCCCAGCGCTTGAGAAAGCCGGAGCAGGTCCAGCAATACACCGAATGGCTGAGGGTTCGCCGGCAGGGAACGGCACGCCCGTGAGGTTTCCAAATCATGAGCGCCGGCGGCTCGTGCGCGACTTGTAGCTTGTCTACCAGTGCTTACTTACGATCTGCACTGGTGGGCGAGCCAGCAGTGGCATCCACTCGCTCACCGCCAGGATTCACCCCAGCCGTGCTAGCGCTTAAAGCTGACGCGATAAAGAACGTCGCTGCATAGACGGTTGGCATTTCTTTTTCTACAAAGCGCATTCTGACCCCCACCCAAGTGGAGCCCTGCGCGCCGGCAAAAGCTTGACACGCTTTTCGCGCGCGTTACTGTCTGAGGCGCTGGGGTATGGGCGTTCCACAATCACTTCTCTACTTGGAATGGGGAGGGACTCCGATGTTGTGCTTTTCGCAAGCACGGGCGCATGCGCTGCGCGCGTCTCTGATCGCACTTGTTGTTTCCTCGTTTGCTGTGGCTCGCGCCGAAGATGCGCCCAAAGCAGCCACCGAGGCCAAGCCGGCTACCGCCGCTGCGGCCACGTCGCCCAAAAGCGACAGCAAGTTTCCTGATTGGAACAAGACCGTCGAAGGGGCCAAGCAGATCGACGGCCTGTTCACGCTGTTCTACAACGAAAAAGATCAGAAGCTGCTGATGGCCATCCGCCGCGAGCAGTACAACCAGGAATTCGTCCTGCCGATCTCGATCGCGCGCGGGGCGGGCATGATGTACTTGGGGGGCGACACGCTCAACTTCGGCGAGCAGTGGATTCTCAGTTTCCAGCGCGCCGCCGATCATGTGCTGGTCGTTCGCCGCGACGTTCGCCACCGTGCCGAGGCCGGCTCGCCGCAGGCCGATTCGGTCAAGGTCTCGTACAACGACAGCGTGATCAACTCGCTGCCGATCAAGAGCGAAGAACATGGCGGCAACCGCGTGCTGGTGGACCTGGCCGACCTGTTCATGTCGGACCTGGCGGGCCTGGGCATTCATCCCGACCGCAACCGCAGCACGTGGGTCAAGGTGAAGAGTTTTCCCGAGAATATCGAGATCGAGGTCAGCGCCGTTTTCAACTTCGGCTTCGGCTGGTTTTTCTTTTACGGTGACTCGGGCGTGGTCGACCCGCGCGGCACGCAGATCGTGATTCATTACGGCCTGTCCAAGCTGCCCACTTCGAGTTACAAGTCGCGCCTGGCGGATGATCGCGTGGGGCATTTCCTCAGTACCGTGCAGGACTTTTCGACCGACGTTCGCGATACTCCGCAGGTGCGCTACGTAACCCGCTGGGATTTGGAAAAGAGCAACGCCTCGGCCGAACGCTCGACCCCGAAAAAGCCGATCCTCTTCTGGATCGAGAAGACGGTGCCGCGCGAGTACCGCCCGTACGTCCGCGCCGGCATCCTGGAATGGAACAAGGCCTTCGACAAACTGGGCTACATCGAGGCCATCCAGGTGCGCGACCAGTCGGAGCTCGATGACTTCGATCCCGAGGACATTCGCTACAACACGTTCCGCTGGATCACGACGTCGGCCGGCTTCGCCATGGGACCGTCGCGCACGAATCCGAAGACAGGGCAAATCCTGGATGCCGATATTATTTTCGACGAAGGGATGATCCGCTATTGGCGCGGCGAGTTCGTGCGCACGCGCGGCATTCCCGAAGCCATGAGCCTGCTGCACCAGGGCAATCGCCAGGCGTTCTTCAAGATCTTCTCGGCCCAGGTGCCCGAGATGGCCGCCAACGAAGGGGAAGTACAACGGCTCTTCACGCAATACCAAACGGCGCTCAAGGAGAGTCACGCTGCTCATCCTGATGCATTTCCAGGCCATGCAACCTGGCAGCGGGCGCACGTCGGCTGCGATCGCTGCATGATGGGTGAGGGGATGCAGCGGCAGATCGGTTTGATGGCGGCGATGATGGCCGCGCAGGGCACGATCGATCCGGGCGGCAAGGTGCCCGAAGAGTTCCTGGGCCAGGCCATCAAGGAAGTCGTGATGCACGAAGTAGGTCACACGCTCGGTTTGCGGCATAACTTCAAGTCGAGCACCTTCATCAGCCTGAAAGACGCCAACAATCCCGAGATCACGCGCAAGAAGGGGATGACCGGCTCAGTGATGGATTACGCGCCGGCCAACTTCGCGCCCAAGGGAGAGAAGCAAGGCGACTACTTCTCCGATACGCTCGGCCCTTACGACTATTGGGCCATCGAGTACGCCTATAAGCCGACCAAGGACGAAGCGACGGAGCTGGCCGCGATCGCGGCCAAGAGCTCGGCGCCGGACCTGGTCTATGGCACCGACGAGGATACGTTCCTCAATCCCGATCCGCGCATCAACCTGTTCGACCTGGGCGATCCCCTGGAGTTCGCGCAGTTCCGCGTGCAGTTGGTCAAGGATTCGCTCGACAAGTTGACCGAGCGCGTCGTGGCCAAGGGCGAAGGCTGGCAGCGGGCGCGGCAGGCGTTTTCGATGTTGCTGGGCGAATTGAATTCGGCCACGTATTTGAGCAGCCAGTACATCGGCGGCGAGTACACGGCCCGCGCCCACCGCGAGGATCCGGACGCCAAGACGCCGTTCGAGACGATTCCGCTGGCCAAGCAGCGCGAAGCGATCAAGATTCTGCGAGAAGAAATCCTCTCGGATCAGGCGTTCAAGTTCTCGCCCGAGCTGTTGAAGCGGCTCGCGCCCGAGCACTTCCGCGACGGTTATTTTTACAGCCAGTACGAATTCCCGATTTACGATCGCGTGTTGTCGATTCAGAAAATGGTGTTGTCGCGCTTCTTCGATCCGTCGGTGATGCGCACCATCCAGAACGCCGAGCTGCACGCCAGCGCCGGGCAGGAAGTGCTCAAGCTGCCGGAGCTGTTCGACGTGCTGACCGAGACGATCTGGAAGGAGCTGCCGACGGCCGATCAGCCGGCCGGCGAGAAGAAGAAGATCGAGCTGTCGACGATCCGCCGCAATTTGCAGCGCGAGCACGTCAAACGGCTGGCCACGATGGTGATCGGCCCGAAGCAGAACAGCAATTTCCTCTTCGCCGACGATTTCATCTTCTTCGGCTTCGTGCAGCCACCGTTGCCGGACGCGCGGGCCCTGGCACGCAAGCACATCAAGGCCA
The genomic region above belongs to Pirellulales bacterium and contains:
- a CDS encoding zinc-dependent metalloprotease; this translates as MLCFSQARAHALRASLIALVVSSFAVARAEDAPKAATEAKPATAAAATSPKSDSKFPDWNKTVEGAKQIDGLFTLFYNEKDQKLLMAIRREQYNQEFVLPISIARGAGMMYLGGDTLNFGEQWILSFQRAADHVLVVRRDVRHRAEAGSPQADSVKVSYNDSVINSLPIKSEEHGGNRVLVDLADLFMSDLAGLGIHPDRNRSTWVKVKSFPENIEIEVSAVFNFGFGWFFFYGDSGVVDPRGTQIVIHYGLSKLPTSSYKSRLADDRVGHFLSTVQDFSTDVRDTPQVRYVTRWDLEKSNASAERSTPKKPILFWIEKTVPREYRPYVRAGILEWNKAFDKLGYIEAIQVRDQSELDDFDPEDIRYNTFRWITTSAGFAMGPSRTNPKTGQILDADIIFDEGMIRYWRGEFVRTRGIPEAMSLLHQGNRQAFFKIFSAQVPEMAANEGEVQRLFTQYQTALKESHAAHPDAFPGHATWQRAHVGCDRCMMGEGMQRQIGLMAAMMAAQGTIDPGGKVPEEFLGQAIKEVVMHEVGHTLGLRHNFKSSTFISLKDANNPEITRKKGMTGSVMDYAPANFAPKGEKQGDYFSDTLGPYDYWAIEYAYKPTKDEATELAAIAAKSSAPDLVYGTDEDTFLNPDPRINLFDLGDPLEFAQFRVQLVKDSLDKLTERVVAKGEGWQRARQAFSMLLGELNSATYLSSQYIGGEYTARAHREDPDAKTPFETIPLAKQREAIKILREEILSDQAFKFSPELLKRLAPEHFRDGYFYSQYEFPIYDRVLSIQKMVLSRFFDPSVMRTIQNAELHASAGQEVLKLPELFDVLTETIWKELPTADQPAGEKKKIELSTIRRNLQREHVKRLATMVIGPKQNSNFLFADDFIFFGFVQPPLPDARALARKHIKAIDDRIARALDAQVAEPDAYSRAHLEQLHDEIAKVLAAPLQMNDL